A region of the Penicillium psychrofluorescens genome assembly, chromosome: 6 genome:
AACTCGCACTCGGTCGCTCAGTCTCCATGCGGTGACCTCCTCTATACTGCGGGCGCCGCGTGCGCATCCATTGCACCATCGACGAGCCGTAATCCGTGACGAGTCCTGGTTGTTGTTAGTCGAGCGCGCGCTGGGAATCGCAACCTCCACAGCATCACATACGTGGTCGCCGGGGTCCCATCGGACCGCTGTCATAGTTCTTCGTGAACCGGCCCCCGGCCTGGTCCCCATGGTCGTCGTAGTAGGCCATACCTGGTTGTGGTATGTGTGTGCACCTCGCAGACTTGGAGTAGGTGAGAGGTGATCGCGGAAGTCTCCTAGCAGGGCACGTGCTGATACCGGCTTATCTCTGTTGTTGCGCTATGATGCTCTTTCCCCCGCCGATGTCGAGTGCTGGATTCTTATTTGCGTGTTTagcaggcttcttcttcttcctcttcctcctgccATGCGAGGGCATTCTGCATTCCTGCCATTCACCTGTGTCGCTCGTGGTGTTTGATTCGTCTGCGGGCTTCCTAGCACGGTGGATAACTACGATCTGACCTCTGCTCAGCTTGGCTCGGCTCAGCTCCCCCAGACCCAGGCAATATGACGCAGACCGAAGCCACGAAGACGGCGTCGTCTCAATCGACGCATGCAGCAGCCGAGACAATTGTAAACGCTGCGCTGAGCTCATCGCAGTCCAAGCCCCGGCGTAGCAAGTATCGACATGTGGCTGCCTATCACTTGAAGCAGAGACATTCCAGTCTCAGTCGCGATGCGAATGTGACGCCCAGTTTTCTGGGGTTTAGGAATCTGATGGTGCTGGTCCTCGGTAAGGGGTTTGGATCATGCTAAATGGACATCTGTTGATGCGAATAGTGGCGATGAATCTGCGATTGATCATTGAGAACTTCATGAAGGTATGTGCTTGCAACCACGAATCCCGAGCAAGCTGACAGCCACCGCAGTATGGAGTTCTAATCTGCATCAAATGCCACGACTACCGCAGACAAGACCTGATCCTAGGCTCGATTCTCTTCGCATTGGTGCCGTGCCATTTATTCGTGGCCTATCTGATCGAGTCGGCCgccgcaggagcagccaAAAAGACCATTGGCCTGCAGAAAAAgaccgccgaagaaaaggaataCGACCAAAAGGTGTTCCAATCCACCTGGCCCTATACGGCCTTTCTGCATACAGCGAATGCCACCCTGTGTCTGGCCGTCACCAGCTTCGTGGTCTATTTCTATATCCACCACCCAGGCATCGGGACCATTTGCGAGTTGCACGCCATCATTGTCTGGCTAAAGAACTGCTCCTTTGCGTTCACCAATCGGGACCTGCGTCTCGCGCTACTCAATCCCTCTGCCGACCCGGGTCTGCCGGAGATTTACTCATCGTGTCCATACCCGCGCAACATCACCATTAGCAACCTGAGCTACTTCTGGCTCGCGCCGACCCTGGTCTACCAGCCCGTCTACCCGCGCACCTCATCCATCCGCTGGTCCTTTGTTGCGAAGCGCCTGGCAGAATTCGCAGGTCTCTCGGTATTCATTTGGCTCCTCTCGGCGCAATACGCGGCCCCCGTCCTGCGCAACTCGATCGAAAAGATCGCCGTTATGGACATCGCCTCCATTCTGGAGCGTGTGATGAAATTGTCCACAATTTCGCTGGTCATTTGGCTCGCCGGGTTCTTTGCCCTGTTCCAGGCCCTCATGAACGCACTGGCCGAGGTGATGCGGTTTGGAGACCGCGAGTTTTACACGGATTGGTGGAACAGCTCGAGTCTGGGTATGTATTGGAGGTCATGGAATCGACCGGTATACCTCTTCATGAAGCGACATGTCTATTCGCCGCTCGTCGGCCGGGGCTGGAGTCCGCTGGCGGCGAGCGGGGTGGTGTTTGCGCTGTCGGCCATTCTGCACGAGATGCTGGTGGGCATTCCCACGCATAATTTCATTGGTATAtattctctttcttttctttggaTCTACTATGCCGGTACTGATGTCAGTCCATTCAGGAGTCGCATTCGCGGGGATGATGTTCCAGCTACCCCTGATCGTCCTCACCGCGCCTTTGGAGAAAAAGCGCGATCCGCTGGGCAAGACGATCGGGAACTGTATTTTCTGGGTGAGCTTCTGTCTTGTGGGCCAGCCCCTCGGGGCGCTCTTGTACTTTTTCGCGTGGCAGGCCAAGTACGGCAGCGTGAGCAAGATGCGGCCGTAATATTTGAAAGGATCTGTTGACGACTGCATACACGATTTAGCATTTTGATCTGATAATTGGTGAATTATTTCAATCACGCCGGGACCCATATGATGACTGGCACAAGCACAATGGCATTGTTGTTGGCAGAAGCCAAAATATATTTCCTACGACTGTCATCACATTCAGGCTATCGAATAATAGTGAATAgtaatcatcatcatggcaTCGAACGGACACCTATTTCAAAACCCCGAGTCGGATAGATTGAAGGCCCGAGCCCTGTTCGGCGAAGCCAAGGTCCGGCTCCCGTCAGGAACTTAAAAAGCTTCTCCGCGTGCCCCTGGACTCGACTCAGTTCGTCCAGTTATTCAAGACAGTCAAAATGGTCTCCATCACAGTCCCCAACAACTACGGGTGCGTTCATTCCTTCTATCTCTCTATCTCTCGCCAACTAACCCCACTAGTGCCGTCATCGCGGTCGGCCTCGGCGCCATCCCCGTCCTGAGCTTCATCCACGGTGGAATCACTGGTAGCTGCCGTAAGAAGGCCCAAGTGCCCTACCCGCACAGCTACGCCACCGTTGAGCAGTGCAAGGCGAATGTCAgtctccctccctccctttctATCTAACTTATTAACGATGAATGTCCGTCCAGCCCTCGGCCGAGCAGTTCAACTGCGCCCAGCGCGCCCACGCCAACTTCCTCGAGAACGCCCCGCAGACTATGCTCTTTACCCTCGTCGCTGGCCTGAAGTACCCCGAGTATGCGACGGCCATTGGCGCTACGTGGGTGGCCATGCGCTGTCTGTTCCTGTATGGCTATGTCTACTCGGGCAAGCCGCAGGGCAAGGGACGCATGATGGGTGGGTTTTTCTGGTTGGCGCAGGGTGCGCTGTGGGGATTGAGTGTGTTTGGCGTTGGACGCGACTTGCTGTAATACCATCACCTTGCGATTAGATCCTCAAGGCATTGAATTGAATCCTTCCCGGTTGCTTGCTTGTAAGGAGAGTGGATCTGCGGATGTGTAAAGCGGTGAAGTAAGTGAGTGGTGtaggggaaaaaaaaagacttcCCGCAATGCTTTGTGATTCATGGGTTGCTTCATCTCGTTCCAACATGTCCTCCAAATCGCACTTGACATACGGCGCTCGCGCCCGGACACACCCCAATCCACTGGCTCGCCGACTCTTCGAGGTCGCCGAAGCCAAGCAGAGCAATGTGACGGTGTCGGCCGACGTGACCACCACCCAGGAACTGCTTGACCTAGCCGACCGTACGAACACCcattcttctcggccagctcttccttCGCAGTTGCTAACAGCAAGGTGATACCATTCCAGGCCTCGGCCCCTACATCGCCGTGATCAAAACCcacatcgacatcctctCCGACTTTAGCAGCGAAACAATCACGGGCCTCCAAGCCCTCGCGTCGAAACACAacttcctcatcttcgaagACCGCAAGTTCATCGACATCGGCAACACCGTCCAAAAACAATATCACGGCGGCGCCCTCCGCATCTCCGAATGGGCGCACATCATCAACTGCGCCGTTCTCCCCGGCGAAGGCATCGTGCAGGCCCTCGCGCAAACCGCCCAGGCCCCGGACTTCCCGCACGGCCCGGAGCgcggcctcctcatcctggCGGAGATGACTTCGAAGGGATCGCTCGCGACGGGCGCGTACACGGCTGCCTCGGTGGATTACGCGCGCAACTACCCGTCGTTTGTGCTGGGGTTTGTTTCGACTCGGTCACTGGGTGAGGCTGAGGGTACTACGGTTGCGccatcggaggaggaggactTTGTCGTCTTCACGACCGGGGTTAATCTCTCTTCCAAGGGCGATAAGCTCGGCCAGCAGTATCAGACGCCGCAGTCGGCCATTGGGCGCGGTGCGGACTTTATCATTGCTGGGCGGGGCATCTATGCAGCGCCGGATGCCGTTGACGCGGCGAGGCAGTATCAGCAACAAGGCTGGGCGGCGTATCTGGCGCGTGTTCAATAATCCAAACTATAGACATCATATACCATTTAGCTATAACTATACCACCGCCGGATAGAGGCAACTCCCCTATCTCGTCATTTTGCCGGTTCCAGCCCGTGTGGGCGCCGATCATCGAAGCTTCTCCTCACTCCCCTCTCGCGGGCTCCAATCAGACAGCCTCGACGGCGAGTTGGGTTGTTATCACCGACCCACCGGCCAACGAGCACAAAGAGCTCTCGGATAACGCCACTGGAAACTGACCAGAAACCGGCAGAGGGAGCGGAGGAGGATATGTACTATGCCGGCCCCTTCTCCTGCCAAGGTTCTTCACATACCAACGTCGCCCTTCCACTTTATTAGTCTATAATTATACACCCTAAGCACCAGCGCGAtggccgacgaagacaaaGCAGAGGGCCATTCGTCCGCTGTGGATGTGGAGAAAACCACCAATCGGCTGGAGAAGCACTCGCATGATGCCGACGAGGCGCTCAAGGCCTTTGAGGGCATCCAGGGggatgcgctcgagctggacgaggCGACGAATCGGCGACTGTTGAGGACTATCGATTGGCATATTATGCCGATTATGTGTGTGATCTATGGGATGAATTATCTGGACAGTATGTGATATACGTGAACTACCGAACTTGTGAAAGAAAAGGTCACTGCTGATTGGGTCTTCTCTTCTGTCAGAGACTACACTCTCCTATGCAAGTGTGATGGGTATCAAAGAGGACTTGAGTCTGAAAGGAGATCAGTATCAATGGCTGGGGAGTTTGTTCTACTTTGGTATCTCAGATTCCTGTTCCATGGCAATGCAGACGGTCACTCACGATGTATGCTAGGATATCTCGCCTGGGAGTATCCGACCagccgcctcctccagcgcctcccCCTGGGCAAATACTCCGCCGCCTGCATCCTGATCTGGGGTCTGATTCTGAGCTGCTTCGCCGCCGTGCAAAGCTACGCGggcgccatcgccatccgcttcttcctcggcgtgTTCGAAGCGGCCGTGACGCCGGGGTTTGCGCTGTTGACTTCGCAGGTCCGTGACAAGCAAAGCACCCCTAGCCTTAGATATATAATAGCCAAGTCACTAACCGGATACAGTGGTACACCAAACGAGAACAAGGTAGCCGGGTCAACATCTGGTTCAGCTTCAATGGCTTCGGACAGATCCTCGGCGGGCTCGTGGCCTACGGGATCGCCGTCGGTACCGAGAAGCACGGCGCCGCGATCGAGTCCTGGAAGATCGTGTACCTAGTCATGGGTCTGCTGACCATCGTGCTGGGTCTGGTGTTTCTGTGGATTATCCCGGATAACCAGCTGAATGCGCGGTGGCTGAGCAAGGAAGACCGCGTGCTGGCTGTGGCCAGGGTGCGCATCAACCAGCAGGGTATCGGCAATAAGCATTTCAAGATGTATCAGATGAAAGAGGCTCTCTTGGATCCCATGTCGTgggctttctttttctatgCCCTGTTGGCGGATATTCCGAATGGCGGGATCAGTAATTTCTTCAGCCAGCTGGTGAGTTTGTGTGTGAtgtttcttcccatccaACCACTGACCCGATTGCCATCAGATCACCAGCTTCGGATATACGGAAGAACAGAGCCTTCTATATGGCACGCCGGGCGGCGCGGTCGAAGTGGTTTCGCTGCTCATGAACGGGTACATCGGGCACATCACCGGGCAGCGGATCCTCGCCAGTCTCGGCGGGCTGGTCACGTCCATCGTGGGGATGGTTCTGATCGTCGCGCTCCCGCTCACGAACAAAGTCGGCCGTCTGATCGGGTACTACATGACGCAGGCGAGCCCGACGCCGTTCGTGGCACTGCTGTCCCTGGTCTCGTCGAATGTGGCTGGGTATACGAAGAAGACGACTGTGGCAGCCATGTATCTGATCGGATACTGCGCGGGGAATATCATCGGTGAGTCGGAACTGTCTCTACGCCCGCTTTGTGACCTTTGTTTGTTGGATCCGTCGTTAGTGGTTGGGGAAGCCTAGCTCGGGTTGGTTTAGTTAGCAAGCAGGTACTCGTTACTAACCGCCCACTCTCTCAACGAACTAGGACCCCAAACCTTCCGCCCCACGGATGCCCCGCGCTACGTCCCCGCCGAGATCACAATTATCATCTGCTGGGGCGTGTGTCTGGTTCTATTGGTCGGCGTGTGGTACTGGTATAAGCGGGAGAATCGACTCAAGGCAGAGGTTCGGGCCCAGCCGGGCTATCTGCGCTTGGAGAATCAGGAGTCAGTTATTTTTTGTTGTGTGTTgtcgccatggccaccgcTAACAGTCGTCTAGATGGCTCGATTTGACGGACCGGGAGAACCCTGAATTTGTATATTCGCTGTAGTCATGTGTCAGGGAGTGAGTTAGGGCTAGTTGCTAGGTACATACTCTACCACGCTACATTTGTACATACATGGAGTCAATCCTTGAGGATGATTGCCAATGGCGAATGGTCCTGCCAGCACACGGACAACCATAATCGAACCCCCCACTATCTGCATTCCCCTTGGGGCAACGATGGACCCCTGCCGGTTTTTGACGCCCGGAAcgaaaaaacaaaaaacaaacCAAGGGCCCACCAGCTAGTATCGTCTCAGGCACGGCGTCTAGCGGTGTAAAACCC
Encoded here:
- a CDS encoding uncharacterized protein (ID:PFLUO_009095-T1.cds;~source:funannotate): MTQTEATKTASSQSTHAAAETIVNAALSSSQSKPRRSKYRHVAAYHLKQRHSSLSRDANVTPSFLGFRNLMVLVLVAMNLRLIIENFMKYGVLICIKCHDYRRQDLILGSILFALVPCHLFVAYLIESAAAGAAKKTIGLQKKTAEEKEYDQKVFQSTWPYTAFLHTANATLCLAVTSFVVYFYIHHPGIGTICELHAIIVWLKNCSFAFTNRDLRLALLNPSADPGLPEIYSSCPYPRNITISNLSYFWLAPTLVYQPVYPRTSSIRWSFVAKRLAEFAGLSVFIWLLSAQYAAPVLRNSIEKIAVMDIASILERVMKLSTISLVIWLAGFFALFQALMNALAEVMRFGDREFYTDWWNSSSLGMYWRSWNRPVYLFMKRHVYSPLVGRGWSPLAASGVVFALSAILHEMLVGIPTHNFIGVAFAGMMFQLPLIVLTAPLEKKRDPLGKTIGNCIFWVSFCLVGQPLGALLYFFAWQAKYGSVSKMRP
- a CDS encoding uncharacterized protein (ID:PFLUO_009096-T1.cds;~source:funannotate), encoding MVSITVPNNYGAVIAVGLGAIPVLSFIHGGITGSCRKKAQVPYPHSYATVEQCKANPSAEQFNCAQRAHANFLENAPQTMLFTLVAGLKYPEYATAIGATWVAMRCLFLYGYVYSGKPQGKGRMMGGFFWLAQGALWGLSVFGVGRDLL
- a CDS encoding uncharacterized protein (ID:PFLUO_009097-T1.cds;~source:funannotate) → MSSKSHLTYGARARTHPNPLARRLFEVAEAKQSNVTVSADVTTTQELLDLADRLGPYIAVIKTHIDILSDFSSETITGLQALASKHNFLIFEDRKFIDIGNTVQKQYHGGALRISEWAHIINCAVLPGEGIVQALAQTAQAPDFPHGPERGLLILAEMTSKGSLATGAYTAASVDYARNYPSFVLGFVSTRSLGEAEGTTVAPSEEEDFVVFTTGVNLSSKGDKLGQQYQTPQSAIGRGADFIIAGRGIYAAPDAVDAARQYQQQGWAAYLARVQ
- a CDS encoding uncharacterized protein (ID:PFLUO_009098-T1.cds;~source:funannotate), producing the protein MADEDKAEGHSSAVDVEKTTNRLEKHSHDADEALKAFEGIQGDALELDEATNRRLLRTIDWHIMPIMCVIYGMNYLDRYLAWEYPTSRLLQRLPLGKYSAACILIWGLILSCFAAVQSYAGAIAIRFFLGVFEAAVTPGFALLTSQWYTKREQGSRVNIWFSFNGFGQILGGLVAYGIAVGTEKHGAAIESWKIVYLVMGLLTIVLGLVFLWIIPDNQLNARWLSKEDRVLAVARVRINQQGIGNKHFKMYQMKEALLDPMSWAFFFYALLADIPNGGISNFFSQLITSFGYTEEQSLLYGTPGGAVEVVSLLMNGYIGHITGQRILASLGGLVTSIVGMVLIVALPLTNKVGRLIGYYMTQASPTPFVALLSLVSSNVAGYTKKTTVAAMYLIGYCAGNIIGPQTFRPTDAPRYVPAEITIIICWGVCLVLLVGVWYWYKRENRLKAEVRAQPGYLRLENQEWLDLTDRENPEFVYSL